In Arthrobacter sp. CDRTa11, one DNA window encodes the following:
- a CDS encoding S1C family serine protease: protein MDPAREPNPAVPNPAVPDPPESDDGLLDSYSKTVMRVAETVTPHVAAIEMTGNRRNGRFRFGAGSAVLFTEDGYLLTNSHVVAGTHHGHAVFADGSRTELELVGVDPLSDLAVIRGRAPKVAPAEFGDAESLRVGQLVVAVGNPLGLAGSVTAGVVSGLGRAIPVWSGGNRRVIEDVIQTDAALNSGSSGGALADTHSRIVGINTAVAGAGLGLAVPINATTRRIISALLTDGRVRRAYLGVVSTPIRLNASAVVRTGQRDGLRVVEVLAGSPADRAGIQAGDFILTAGNRRVSNAESLQKLLFADAIGQPLQIAVLRDGKEMDLVAVPEEMAANG, encoded by the coding sequence ATGGACCCGGCGCGGGAGCCCAATCCAGCAGTGCCCAATCCAGCAGTGCCCGATCCTCCAGAGTCCGACGACGGTCTCCTGGACTCTTACTCAAAAACCGTGATGCGGGTGGCCGAAACTGTCACTCCCCACGTTGCAGCCATTGAAATGACCGGCAACCGCCGAAATGGCAGGTTCAGGTTTGGAGCGGGATCAGCCGTGCTCTTCACTGAGGACGGCTACCTCCTCACAAACTCCCATGTAGTAGCCGGAACACATCACGGGCATGCAGTCTTCGCGGATGGCAGCCGGACCGAGCTTGAGCTCGTGGGAGTGGATCCCCTGTCCGACCTTGCAGTGATCCGCGGCCGTGCGCCGAAAGTAGCCCCGGCAGAGTTCGGCGACGCCGAGTCCCTGCGGGTAGGGCAGTTGGTAGTGGCCGTTGGCAATCCGCTGGGACTGGCAGGTTCCGTGACAGCCGGTGTGGTCAGCGGCCTGGGCCGGGCGATTCCGGTGTGGTCAGGCGGCAACCGGCGGGTCATCGAGGATGTCATCCAAACGGACGCTGCCCTGAATTCAGGCAGCTCGGGCGGCGCCCTGGCAGACACCCATAGCCGGATCGTGGGCATCAACACGGCGGTGGCAGGTGCAGGGTTGGGCCTGGCTGTTCCTATCAATGCCACCACCCGCCGCATCATCTCCGCACTCCTGACAGATGGCCGTGTGCGGCGGGCCTACCTCGGCGTGGTCAGCACACCTATCCGGCTCAATGCCAGTGCAGTGGTCAGGACCGGGCAACGCGACGGTCTGAGGGTAGTTGAGGTGCTGGCAGGTTCTCCCGCAGACAGGGCGGGCATCCAGGCCGGCGACTTTATCCTGACGGCGGGAAACCGTCGGGTCAGCAATGCCGAAAGCCTTCAAAAACTGCTCTTCGCGGATGCTATCGGCCAGCCTCTTCAGATCGCCGTCCTGCGCGATGGCAAGGAAATGGATCTCGTGGCTGTCCCTGAAGAAATGGCCGCGAACGGGTAG
- the smpB gene encoding SsrA-binding protein SmpB, producing the protein MPKESGRKVVATNRKARHDYHVLDTYEAGIALMGTEVKSLREGHASMVDGFCTFYNDELWMEGIHIPEYNQGSWTNHSARRRRKLLLHREELIKISHKIRESGFTIVPLQLYFLDGRAKVEIGVARGKKEYDKRQSLREQQDNREALREIRERNRR; encoded by the coding sequence GTGCCCAAAGAAAGTGGCCGAAAAGTAGTGGCCACCAACCGCAAGGCCCGGCATGACTATCACGTGCTGGACACTTATGAGGCCGGAATCGCCCTGATGGGCACCGAAGTGAAGTCGCTCCGGGAGGGCCACGCCTCCATGGTGGATGGTTTCTGCACTTTTTATAATGATGAGCTGTGGATGGAGGGCATCCACATCCCGGAGTACAACCAGGGCAGCTGGACCAACCACTCCGCCCGGCGGCGGCGCAAGCTGCTGCTCCACAGGGAGGAGCTCATTAAGATCTCCCATAAGATCCGCGAATCGGGCTTCACCATAGTGCCGCTGCAGCTGTACTTCCTGGACGGCAGGGCCAAAGTGGAGATCGGCGTCGCCCGCGGCAAGAAGGAGTACGACAAGCGCCAAAGCCTCCGCGAGCAGCAGGACAACCGCGAAGCTTTGCGGGAAATCAGGGAACGCAACCGCCGCTAG
- a CDS encoding fluoride efflux transporter FluC, producing MIAAGLVGVLGVLGALLRFAADSWFAHHAARRPVTTVGGTPRHWPWATLLVNVTGCLIIGLSIGITGRLGLPADWHTAVATGLAGGLTTFSSWTTATVRLLSEARFTAAGLNLGGNLVAGFAAAALGIALVTWR from the coding sequence ATGATCGCCGCAGGGCTCGTCGGAGTGTTGGGTGTCCTGGGCGCGCTGCTGCGCTTCGCGGCCGATAGCTGGTTCGCACACCATGCTGCCCGCCGCCCTGTCACCACGGTGGGTGGAACACCGCGCCACTGGCCTTGGGCAACGTTGCTGGTTAATGTCACAGGCTGCCTCATTATCGGGCTGTCCATCGGTATCACCGGACGGCTGGGACTTCCCGCCGACTGGCACACCGCCGTGGCCACAGGTTTGGCGGGAGGGCTCACCACCTTCAGTTCCTGGACCACGGCCACGGTCCGGCTCCTGAGCGAAGCGCGGTTCACGGCGGCCGGACTGAACCTGGGCGGGAACCTCGTTGCGGGCTTCGCCGCCGCGGCCCTGGGCATTGCCCTGGTGACCTGGCGCTGA